A genomic stretch from Bordetella sp. N includes:
- a CDS encoding amino acid ABC transporter permease, with amino-acid sequence MMGGFSTAHLLYLVQSIGWTLVLSALAFVLGAIGGFGVMLARISPRRWLSRIALVYIEVIQGIPLLILLFIVYYGLSVYGYEVPALVAAGLALMVYSSAYLGDIWRGCVEAMPKPQWEASECLAMTRWQTLRLVIIPQAVRLGLPSTVGFLVQLIKMTSLASVIGFIELTRAGQIINNSLFEPFLIFGLVGVFYFVLCYPLSRWSQSLENKLNVGNR; translated from the coding sequence GCTGTATCTGGTGCAGTCGATAGGCTGGACGCTGGTGCTGTCGGCGCTGGCTTTCGTGCTGGGCGCGATCGGCGGCTTCGGCGTGATGCTCGCGCGCATCTCGCCGCGCCGCTGGCTCAGCCGCATCGCACTGGTCTATATCGAAGTGATCCAGGGCATACCGCTGCTGATCCTGCTGTTCATCGTCTACTACGGCTTGTCGGTCTACGGCTACGAAGTACCGGCCCTGGTGGCCGCTGGCCTGGCCCTGATGGTCTACAGCAGCGCCTATCTGGGCGACATCTGGCGCGGTTGCGTCGAAGCCATGCCCAAGCCGCAATGGGAAGCGTCCGAGTGCCTGGCGATGACCCGCTGGCAGACCTTGCGCCTGGTCATCATCCCGCAGGCGGTGCGCCTGGGCCTGCCGTCCACGGTCGGCTTCCTGGTGCAACTGATCAAGATGACCTCGCTGGCGTCGGTGATCGGCTTCATCGAACTGACGCGGGCCGGCCAGATCATCAACAACTCCCTGTTCGAACCCTTCCTGATCTTCGGCCTCGTCGGAGTGTTTTATTTCGTCCTGTGCTACCCGCTGTCGCGCTGGAGCCAATCGCTGGAGAACAAGCTGAATGTCGGCAATCGTTAA
- a CDS encoding amino acid ABC transporter ATP-binding protein — MSAIVKLDGVHKSFGSNQVLQGVSFEVSKGEMIAIIGASGSGKSTALRCIDRLETIDDGSIEVCGIRVDDPQVNLRQLRLEVGIVFQSYNLFAHLSVQENIMLALRHVKKMDREEARGIAMKVLDQVGLANKADAYPEQLSGGQQQRVAIARSLAMSPKVMLFDEVTSALDPQLTGEVLRVMEDLAAGGMTMLLVTHEMAFAKRLADRIIYMHQGKVWEVGEGAMLDAPATPELRTFLQNGL, encoded by the coding sequence ATGTCGGCAATCGTTAAGCTGGACGGGGTTCACAAGAGCTTCGGCAGCAACCAGGTACTGCAAGGGGTGTCCTTCGAAGTGTCGAAGGGCGAGATGATCGCCATCATCGGCGCCAGCGGTTCGGGCAAGAGCACTGCGCTGCGCTGCATCGACCGGCTGGAAACCATCGACGATGGCTCCATCGAGGTCTGCGGCATCCGCGTCGACGATCCCCAGGTCAATCTGCGGCAGTTGCGCCTGGAGGTGGGCATCGTCTTCCAGAGCTACAACCTGTTCGCCCATCTTTCCGTCCAGGAAAACATCATGCTGGCGCTGCGCCACGTGAAGAAAATGGACAGGGAGGAAGCGCGCGGCATCGCCATGAAGGTACTGGACCAGGTGGGTCTGGCGAACAAGGCGGATGCCTACCCGGAACAACTGTCCGGCGGCCAGCAGCAGCGCGTCGCCATCGCCCGTTCGCTGGCGATGTCGCCCAAGGTCATGCTGTTCGACGAAGTGACGTCGGCGCTGGACCCGCAGCTGACCGGCGAAGTGTTGCGGGTCATGGAAGACTTGGCGGCGGGCGGCATGACGATGCTGCTGGTGACGCACGAAATGGCCTTCGCCAAGCGTCTGGCCGATCGCATCATTTATATGCATCAAGGCAAGGTTTGGGAAGTAGGCGAGGGTGCCATGCTGGACGCGCCCGCCACGCCTGAACTTCGGACGTTCCTGCAGAACGGTTTGTAG
- a CDS encoding transporter substrate-binding domain-containing protein has protein sequence MKLNRFFLRACVGAVLLAGTAHAALADQLDDIKKAGKIRVAIAMGTPLFSYVDDKLEPVGSDVDTAKAVAKDLGVKLEIVQITNAARVPTLQAKRADLVIADLSITPERAQVVDFSVPYAVISLIVGAPKDIKIKGYEDLNGKRIGLTRATVNDSITTQLAKGADIQRYEDDATLITSMVTGQIDIFSSTPSNLAEMQKRAPKRNLEMKFEQKDFDLGIALQKDQPALKDWVNKWVVTNMKNGNLNAIYKKYHGRDLPTRITDVK, from the coding sequence TTGAAATTGAATCGATTCTTCCTGCGTGCCTGCGTCGGCGCCGTATTGCTGGCCGGAACCGCGCATGCGGCCTTGGCCGATCAACTGGACGACATCAAGAAGGCGGGCAAGATCCGCGTGGCCATCGCGATGGGCACGCCCTTGTTCAGCTATGTCGACGACAAGCTGGAGCCGGTCGGTTCGGACGTCGATACCGCCAAGGCCGTGGCCAAGGACCTCGGCGTCAAACTGGAGATCGTTCAGATCACCAATGCCGCCCGGGTGCCGACCCTGCAGGCCAAGCGCGCGGACCTGGTCATCGCCGACCTGTCGATCACCCCGGAGCGGGCGCAAGTGGTCGACTTCTCGGTGCCGTACGCGGTGATCTCGCTGATCGTGGGCGCGCCCAAGGACATCAAGATCAAGGGCTACGAAGACCTCAACGGCAAGCGCATCGGTTTGACGCGAGCCACGGTCAACGATTCCATCACCACGCAACTGGCCAAGGGCGCCGACATCCAGCGCTACGAGGACGACGCCACCCTGATCACGTCCATGGTCACCGGTCAGATCGACATCTTCTCCAGCACGCCGTCCAATCTGGCGGAAATGCAGAAGCGCGCGCCCAAGCGCAACCTCGAAATGAAGTTCGAGCAGAAGGACTTCGATCTGGGGATTGCGTTGCAGAAAGACCAGCCGGCGTTGAAGGACTGGGTCAATAAATGGGTGGTTACGAATATGAAGAATGGCAATCTGAATGCCATCTACAAGAAGTACCATGGCCGCGACCTGCCGACCCGAATCACGGATGTGAAGTAG
- a CDS encoding I78 family peptidase inhibitor — MNWKFSAVFLLAGLTACAHNDNISSTSGSSSSSTSSSSADSGSSSGSYSGGSSGGSGSYSGGSSAGGYGGGSAFGSGTNCDAQPVQSLLGKTLTNDTTEQARTGSHSAKVRILKPGQVMTMEYDPTRINLITDKNNALTALRCG, encoded by the coding sequence ATGAATTGGAAGTTTTCCGCCGTTTTTCTACTCGCCGGTCTGACCGCCTGCGCCCACAACGACAATATCTCGTCGACCAGCGGGTCGTCGAGCAGCAGCACCAGCAGCAGCTCCGCGGATAGCGGGAGTAGCTCCGGCAGCTATAGCGGTGGCAGCAGCGGGGGTTCGGGCAGCTACAGCGGCGGCAGCTCGGCCGGCGGCTATGGCGGCGGCAGTGCCTTCGGTTCGGGCACGAATTGCGATGCCCAGCCGGTGCAAAGCCTGCTCGGCAAGACGCTGACGAATGACACGACGGAACAGGCCCGTACCGGGTCGCACTCCGCGAAGGTGCGGATCCTGAAGCCGGGTCAGGTCATGACCATGGAATACGATCCCACCCGAATCAACCTGATCACTGACAAGAACAACGCCCTGACCGCACTGCGCTGCGGCTAA
- a CDS encoding MFS transporter — MNPATPPGVLSPRTAPGQPGSDTITSDIPARLDRLPWSGWHWRVTIALGVAWVLDGLEVTLVGSLGGVLSRSDTLGLSATQVGWAGSVYIAGAVIGALGFGRLADRLGRKMLFMITLAIYMAATLATSFSTDFLFFAVCRFATGLGIGGEYAAINSAIDELIPARVRGRVNLAINGSFWLGAALGAGVSLVLLDPHVLGPQLGWRVGFGLGAVLALAILLVRRDVPESPRWLLSHGRGEEAHRIIDEIEAKVRGQHGELPPAHGSITFRRRTGTGLADIVRVLLRKYPRRSVVCLALMVSQAFFYNAILFTYALALTRYMNVSDDRVALYIFPFALGNVLGPLILGPLFDRVGRRRMIALTYAGSGIALAVTAWVFMHGWLGADGLALCWSAVFFLASAAASSAYLTVSEVFPLETRALAISIFYAVGTGVGGVIGPALFGHLIESGNRADLAGGYVAAAVLVMVAGWIALRHGVDAERKPLEEIATPLGAE, encoded by the coding sequence ATGAACCCTGCTACGCCGCCTGGCGTGCTTTCTCCACGCACCGCGCCGGGACAACCGGGTTCGGACACCATTACCAGCGACATCCCCGCCCGACTTGACCGGCTGCCCTGGTCGGGCTGGCATTGGCGCGTCACCATCGCCCTGGGTGTGGCCTGGGTGCTGGATGGCCTGGAAGTGACCCTGGTCGGCTCCCTTGGCGGCGTGCTGTCACGGTCCGACACCCTGGGGCTGTCGGCCACGCAGGTGGGCTGGGCGGGGTCGGTGTATATCGCCGGCGCGGTGATCGGGGCGCTGGGGTTTGGCCGCCTGGCGGATCGCCTCGGGCGCAAGATGCTGTTCATGATCACGCTGGCTATCTATATGGCCGCGACCTTGGCGACCTCCTTTTCCACCGACTTCCTGTTCTTCGCGGTGTGCCGTTTCGCCACCGGTCTGGGCATAGGCGGCGAATATGCCGCCATCAATTCCGCCATCGACGAACTGATTCCCGCCCGCGTGCGGGGCCGGGTCAACCTGGCCATCAATGGCAGTTTCTGGTTGGGCGCGGCGCTGGGCGCCGGTGTCAGCCTGGTGCTGCTGGACCCCCATGTGCTGGGGCCGCAGCTCGGCTGGCGCGTGGGCTTCGGCCTGGGCGCGGTGCTGGCGCTGGCCATCCTGCTGGTGCGGCGCGACGTCCCGGAAAGCCCCCGCTGGCTGCTCTCGCACGGACGTGGCGAGGAAGCGCACCGCATCATCGACGAGATCGAAGCCAAGGTACGCGGCCAGCACGGTGAACTGCCGCCCGCGCACGGCAGCATCACGTTCCGGCGCCGGACCGGCACGGGCCTGGCGGACATCGTCCGGGTGCTGCTGCGCAAGTATCCGCGGCGCAGCGTAGTGTGCCTGGCGCTGATGGTGTCGCAGGCCTTCTTCTACAACGCCATACTCTTCACGTATGCGCTGGCTTTGACCCGCTATATGAACGTGTCGGACGATCGCGTCGCCTTGTACATCTTCCCTTTCGCGCTGGGCAATGTGCTCGGGCCGCTGATCCTGGGTCCCTTGTTCGACCGGGTCGGACGGCGCCGCATGATCGCCCTGACCTACGCCGGCTCCGGCATCGCGCTGGCCGTGACCGCCTGGGTGTTCATGCACGGATGGCTGGGCGCGGACGGCCTGGCGCTGTGCTGGTCGGCCGTGTTCTTCCTGGCGTCAGCGGCCGCCAGCTCGGCGTACCTGACCGTCAGCGAAGTTTTTCCCCTGGAGACGCGCGCCCTGGCGATTTCGATTTTCTACGCGGTGGGCACCGGTGTCGGCGGCGTGATCGGGCCGGCCCTGTTCGGCCATCTGATCGAGAGCGGCAACCGGGCGGATCTGGCAGGCGGTTATGTGGCGGCGGCGGTGCTGGTGATGGTCGCCGGCTGGATCGCCCTGCGCCACGGCGTGGACGCCGAACGCAAACCTCTGGAAGAGATCGCCACGCCCCTCGGGGCGGAGTAA